One window from the genome of Glycine soja cultivar W05 chromosome 12, ASM419377v2, whole genome shotgun sequence encodes:
- the LOC114379526 gene encoding uncharacterized protein LOC114379526 has protein sequence MKICIVRRYEMDMLAFSGCDHDCDSREEEELTRMRTVSTSISGASYYTGTFNTVNRSPDGSHSSCHIIEQLPEESRTCDGELMVEMILEENFCLMERSLLTQWQMMWNSQTVTDSWIENAVKG, from the exons ATGAAAATCTGTATTGTTAGAAG ATATGAGATGGACATGTTGGCCTTCTCTGGCTGCGATCATGATTGTGATAGCAGAGAGGAGGAGGAACTCACAAGAATGAG AACAGTTTCTACCAGTATTAGTGGTGCAAGCTACTACACTGGAACTTTCAATACTGTCAATCGCTCTCCGGATGGAAG ccaTTCTAGCTGCCACATAATAGAGCAGTTGCCAGAAGAATCCAGAACATGCGATGGAGAGTTGATGGTG GAAATGATCTTGGAAGAAAATTTTTGCTTGATGGAGAGGTCACTATTGACACAATGGCAGATGATGTGGAATTCACAG ACTGTGACAGATAGTTGGATAGAGAATGCTGTCAAAGGCTGA
- the LOC114379500 gene encoding early nodulin-like protein 2, with protein MAFHRFLGLLILMTPIMFVQVVARQFDVGGKDGWVLKPTEDYDHWAQRNRFQVNDTLHFKYNKGSDSVVVVKKEDFDSCNINNPIQKMDGGDSTFQLSNSGLFYFISGNLGNCKNGQKLIVLVMAARQPIPRAAPPPQKIPATSLTSLAPTPTDNSGSGRVGVSVGIVLMFTGFVGLV; from the exons atggcATTCCATAGGTTTCTGGGgctcttgattttgatgacTCCGATCATGTTTGTTCAAGTTGTGGCAAGGCAATTCGATGTTGGTGGCAAAGATGGGTGGGTGCTGAAGCCTACTGAAGACTACGATCACTGGGCTCAAAGAAACAGATTTCAAGTCAATGACACTCTCC ATTTCAAGTACAATAAAGGGAGTGATTCGGTTGTGGTGGTGAAGAAGGAGGACTTCGATTCATGCAACATCAACAACCCCATACAAAAGATGGACGGTGGTGATTCAACTTTCCAACTTTCCAACTCTGGCCTTTTTTACTTCATAAGTGGCAACCTTGGCAACTGCAAAAACGGTCAAAAGCTCATTGTTCTTGTCATGGCTGCGAGGCAACCAATTCCTAGGGCTGCGCCGCCACCACAGAAGATTCCGGCAACCAGTTTGACTTCTCTGGCACCGACGCCGACGGACAATTCGGGTTCAGGGAGGGTTGGTGTGAGTGTGGGGATTGTTTTGATGTTCACTGGCTTTGTTGGGTTGGTTTAG